Within Acidobacteriota bacterium, the genomic segment GAAGCCGAAGCCGTCGAAGGTGAAGGTTTACTCCTTCCCGGTTGCGGTGGTGTTCCACGTTGTCCTCATCTCGGGCCTCGTTCTCTACAGCATTTACGCCCAGGACGTCCTTCAGCCCCCGCCCATCGTCGTGTCCTTCTTCAGCTCGGCGCCCCCGCCGCCTCCGCCGCCTCCGCCTCCGGCCCCGCCGAAGGTCGCGGCCCCGAAGGTGCAGGCGCCGCCGCCCATCGATCCCAACAAGCTCGTGGCGCCGACGGTCGTCCCCGAGAAGATCCCCCCGCCGATGCCCACCGGGGCCTCGGGAGGTGAAGGCGGCGTGGAAGGCGGCGTGGAAGGCGGCGTGGAAGGCGGGGTCCTCGGCGGCGTCCTCGGCGGCGGCCCGCTCGGCGGCCAAGAGAAGAAGATCCTCCCCATGGGCTCCATCCGCCAGCCCAAACTGGTCCGGCAGATCAACCCCAACTATCCGCCGGCCGCGCAGGCCATGGGCCTCTCGGGGCGCGTGGTCATGGAGATCATCATCAACGAAAACGGGGACGTCGAGAACGCCCGCGTCCTGCAGTCCAACAACCCCATTTTCAACGAGGCCGCCCTCGATGCGGTCCGCAAGTGGAAGTACTCCCCCCCGACGACCGAGGCGGGTCAGCGGGTCTCGGTGTTCTGGATCGTGACGATCAATTTCTCTGCGAGCAGGTAGGGTTGCGGTTGGTATTTGTCAGAAAGGAGTCCGCGCAATGAGTTTCAATATCATTGACCTCTGGCACGAGATGGGATGGCTGGCCAAGGGCGTGGCGATCTTGCTCGTCTTCATGAACCTCCTGTCCATCTGGGTGTTCATTGACCGGTACATCATCTTCCGTTCCGCGAAGAAGGAATCGCTCCAGTTCATCACGAAGGTGGGCGGACTCCTCAAGCAGAACAAGATCGACGAGTGCATCGACCTCGCCAAGAAGTTCAAGAACAGCCACCTGGCGAAGGTCTTCTCCGCCGCGCTCCTCGAGTTCAAGGCGGAATCTTCCGCCAAGGTCGATTACAACGTGATCGAGGCCTCCCGGCGCGCCATCGAGCGGGCCACCGTGAAGACCGCCTCGGACATGAAGCGCGGATTCGGCACGCTCGCCACCATCGGCGCGACGGCCCCCTTTGTCGGCCTCTTCGGCACCGTCGTCGGCATCATCAACGCCTTCCGCGGCATGGCCCTTTCCGGCTCGGGCGGCATCGGCGCCGTGGCCGGCGGCATCGCCGAGGCCCTCGTGACCACCGCCTTCGGCCTCTTCGTCGCCGTGCCCGCCGTGTGGTTCTACAACTACTTCACGGACAAGGCTGACCTCATCTCCATCGAGATGAGCAACTCGGCCTCCGAGCTGCTGGACCAC encodes:
- a CDS encoding energy transducer TonB gives rise to the protein MFEESLVETKKPKPSKVKVYSFPVAVVFHVVLISGLVLYSIYAQDVLQPPPIVVSFFSSAPPPPPPPPPPAPPKVAAPKVQAPPPIDPNKLVAPTVVPEKIPPPMPTGASGGEGGVEGGVEGGVEGGVLGGVLGGGPLGGQEKKILPMGSIRQPKLVRQINPNYPPAAQAMGLSGRVVMEIIINENGDVENARVLQSNNPIFNEAALDAVRKWKYSPPTTEAGQRVSVFWIVTINFSASR
- a CDS encoding MotA/TolQ/ExbB proton channel family protein codes for the protein MSFNIIDLWHEMGWLAKGVAILLVFMNLLSIWVFIDRYIIFRSAKKESLQFITKVGGLLKQNKIDECIDLAKKFKNSHLAKVFSAALLEFKAESSAKVDYNVIEASRRAIERATVKTASDMKRGFGTLATIGATAPFVGLFGTVVGIINAFRGMALSGSGGIGAVAGGIAEALVTTAFGLFVAVPAVWFYNYFTDKADLISIEMSNSASELLDHFVKVTGIEEK